From a single Drosophila sulfurigaster albostrigata strain 15112-1811.04 chromosome 3, ASM2355843v2, whole genome shotgun sequence genomic region:
- the LOC133843428 gene encoding bomanin Tailed 2 isoform X2 produces the protein MKMYALLFFSFSCIFVVAYAEPGKVYIMGECVDCNRDGVPETPFPVRDSGAAVQTLTTGAAAFGLLYYSIGALLRNMPH, from the exons ATGAAAATGTATGCTTTACTCTTCTTTTCATTCAGCTGCATCTTTGTTGTGGCTTATg CTGAGCCTGGCAAGGTTTACATCATGGGAGAGTGCGTTGACTGTAATCGAGATGGCGTGCCCGAGACGCCCTTTCCTGTCCGTGATTCAGGTGCTGCTGTTCAGACATTGACAACTGGCGCTGCAGCTTTTGGTCTTCTATACTATTCTATTGGCGCTTTGCTACGCAATATGCCGCACTAA
- the LOC133843428 gene encoding bomanin Tailed 2 isoform X1 encodes MRFPIRLNMNSFALVLLLFSCLLAVAFAEPGKVYIMGECVDCNRDGVPETPFPVRDSGAAVQTLTTGAAAFGLLYYSIGALLRNMPH; translated from the exons ATGCGTTTTCCGATCAGATTGAACATGAATTCGTTTGCTTTGGTGCTGCTTTTATTTAGCTGCCTTTTGGCTGTAGCTTTTG CTGAGCCTGGCAAGGTTTACATCATGGGAGAGTGCGTTGACTGTAATCGAGATGGCGTGCCCGAGACGCCCTTTCCTGTCCGTGATTCAGGTGCTGCTGTTCAGACATTGACAACTGGCGCTGCAGCTTTTGGTCTTCTATACTATTCTATTGGCGCTTTGCTACGCAATATGCCGCACTAA
- the LOC133844853 gene encoding bomanin Short 5-like: MKLFSIVFVLGLLAFASASPVKPDVVINGDCRHCNVHGG; encoded by the exons atgaaacttttCTCCATTGTGTTCGTCCTGGGCCTTTTGGCTTTCGCCAGTG CTTCCCCTGTGAAACCTGATGTGGTCATCAACGGCGATTGCCGTCATTGCAATGTTCATGGAGGTTAA
- the LOC133844852 gene encoding bomanin Short 6-like has translation MKWLSLAFLLALLALASANPLQPGNVIINGDCKYCNIRGD, from the exons ATGAAGTGGTTATCGTTGGCTTTTCTCCTCGCTTTGTTGGCACTCGCAAGTG CTAATCCACTGCAACCGGGAAATGTAATCATCAATGGCGATTGTAAATACTGCAATATACGCGGCGATTAA
- the LOC133842910 gene encoding LOW QUALITY PROTEIN: chitinase-like protein Idgf5 (The sequence of the model RefSeq protein was modified relative to this genomic sequence to represent the inferred CDS: deleted 1 base in 1 codon) — MAHSWVFFLGALLCLGCSQVTLAEVGKLVCYYDAASFVREGPAQLSLPELEPALSFCNYLIYGYAGIDASNYKLKSLHPELTYNRQHYNQIIALRKKYAHLRILLSIGGDRDINEFGEPDNGKYLSLLEQPEHRNNFKASVSAELSQYGFDGIDLAWQFPKLHPKKQQGAFRRAWSSFKGLFSSDTIDAKAEEHKTQFAALVRELRVELQRNGKQLSLSMLPHVDPQLFIDIPSVMSYVDFVNLGTYDFHTPQRDPKQADVVAPLHEMPERDHTHNVAHQVEYWLNNTANAQQLNIGIASYGRTWRMSRDSGLTGYPPVPDTEGAADGGKHTRIPGLLSWPEICEQLQLHLGQGKDKNNEHLRKVGDPTKRFGIYAYRSAGDNGEPGLWVGYEDPTSAAIKASYSQARRLGGVAFHDLSLDDFRGQCAGEKYPILRSIKFKL; from the exons ATGGCCCACAGTTGGGTCTTCTTCCTTGGAGCACTGCTCTGCCTGGGCTGCAGCCAAGTGACTCTGGCTGAGGTGGGCAAACTGGTCTGCTACTACGATGCGGCGAGCTTTGTGCGAGAAG GTCCTGCACAACTTTCGCTGCCTGAGCTGGAGCCAGCTTTGAGC TTTTGCAACTACTTGATCTATGGCTATGCGGGCATCGATGCCTCAAACTACAAGCTCAAGAGTCTGCATCCAGAGCTTACCTACAATCGACAGCATTATAACCAGATAATAGCACTACGTAAGAAGTACGCGCATTTACGCATCTTGCTCTCTATTGGCGGCGATCGGGATATTAATGAATTTGGCGAGCCGGACAATGGGAAATATCTCAGCTTGCTGGAGCAACCGGAGCATAGGAACAACTTCAAGGCAAGCGTGAGTGCTGAGCTCAGTCAATATGGCTTCGACGGCATTGATTTGGCTTGGCAATTCCCCAAGCTGCATCCCAAGAAGCAGCAGGGCGCCTTCAGACGCGCCTGGTCATCGTTCAAGGGTCTGTTCAGCAGCGACACCATCGATGCCAAGGCCGAGGAGCACAAGACGCAGTTCGCCGCCTTGGTCCGAGAGCTGCGCGTGGAGTTGCAACGCAATGGCAAACAATTGTCGCTCAGCATGCTGCCACATGTGGATCCACAGC TTTTCATTGATATTCCCTCTGTGATGTCGTACGTGGACTTTGTTAACCTTGGCACCTATGACTTCCACACGCCACAGCGTGACCCCAAGCAAGCGGATGTGGTAGCTCCGCTGCACGAGATGCCCGAACGCGATCACACCCACAATGTGGCCCACCAAGTGGAGTATTGGCTGAACAACACGGCCAATGCACAGCAGCTAAACATTGGCATCGCCAGCTATGGTCGCACCTGGCGCATGAGCCGCGACTCGGGTCTCACGGGTTATCCTCCTGTGCCGGATACTGAGGGTGCTGCCGATGGGGGCAAGCATACACGCATTCCGGGTCTGCTCAGCTGGCCGGAGATCTgtgagcagctgcagctgcatcttGGTCAGGGCAAGGACAAGAATAACGAGCATTTGCGCAAAGTTGGCGATCCAACGAAACGTTTTGGCATCTATGCCTATCGCTCGGCTGGCGATAATGGCGAACCCGGTCTCTGGGTGGGCTACGAGGATCCCACTTCGGCAGCCATTAAGGCGAGCTACTCGCAAGCCAGGCGCTTGGGTGGTGTCGCTTTTCACGATCTGTCACTGGACGATTTTCGCGGTCAATGCGCTGGCGAAAAGTATCCAATTCTGCGCAGCATAAAGTTCAAGTTgtga